In Pseudonocardia sp. DSM 110487, the sequence TCCTGAGCGGCGCGTTCGACCGGCACCCGAACTTGCGCGTGGTGCTGGGCCACCTCGGTGAAGGTATCCCGTTCTGGCTGTGGCGCATCGACAACATGCACGCGAAGGCCTACGCCTGGGCGCGTGACGTGCTCGGCATGGTCGCACTACAGCGGAAGCCCAGTGAGTACTTCGTCCAGAACGTGTGGATCACGACGAGCGGTATGTGCGACCACGACGCGCTGCAGTACTGCGTGACGAAGGTCGGCGCCGAGCATGTCCTCTTCGCGATCGACTATCCATATGAGGACAGCTCCGTCGCTACCGAGTTCTTGGCGAAGGCCGACCTCGACGACGAGCAGCGCGCCCTGATCAGCCACCGCAACGCGGAGAGGCTCTTCCGGGTACGGCCGGCAGCTCATGTCGGCGCCTCCTCCGTCGTCCGCGCGTAGTGCGCGGCGATCTCGTCGCTGGTCGTCAACCACACGCCCGGCCGGCTCGCGATGTACTCCAGCGCCTGGTCCAGGTACTTGTGCCGGAACGGCTGGCTGACGATGAACGGGTGCAGGCACAGCGCCATCACCCGCCCGCTCTCCGCCGAATCGGCGTACAGCTGGTCGAACTGGTCCCGCACGACCTGCAGGAACTCCGGCCCGCTCACGCCGTTGCTCACGAACAGCGTGACGTCGTTGACTTCGATCGAATACGGGACGCTCAGCATCCCCGGCACGTTCAACGGGTACGGCTGGTCGTCGTTGCACCAGTCGAGCACGTACCGCAGCCCCAGCTCCGCCAGCAACGCCGGCGTCTCGTGCGTCTCGGTCAGTGCCGGCCCGAGCCAGCCCTCCGGCCGCTGCCCGGTCGCCTTCTCGATGGTGTCGACCACCTCGGTGAGATACGCCCGTTCCTCGTCACGGGGCATTCCCGCCTGGAAGGTCGAGTTGTCCCGACCGTGGGCCACCCACGCCCAGCTCCGCGCCCGGCCCGCTTCGATGATCTGCGGGTAACGGGCGCAGACATCGGAGTTGACCAGCGCACTCGCCCGGATCCGATACCGGTCCAGGCTCTCCATCAACCGCCAGATCCCCACCCGCGGGCCGTAGTCACGCCACCCGTAGTTGAGCGGGTCCGGCACGAGCCCGGCCGTGCCACCGAAGATGCTCGTCGACGGACGGTCGACGGGATAGTGCTCGAGGTTGAGCCCCACGTAGAACGCGACCCTCGCGCCATCCGGCCACTGCAGCGGCGCGCGATCCACGATCGGGCTGTAGTCGAAGAGCGTGACGTCCATGGGCTCCCCCTCGTGGAGATCGGCGCGATACCGAACGCGGGTCCAACCTGCCCTGCTAAACGATGTTCTGTCCAGCGAGCCGGATTGGGTGCTGACGAAGGTCCAGGCGGACAACCGGGCCGGGACGCACCGACGTCCCTGACGACGATCGAGTTCAGCTCCGGTTTGCCGTTTCGACGCCGAGCCGGGACCCGCGAGCGATACCAAGGCAGTCATGGGGACCACACCACAGGCCGACACCGCCGATCAGGACGGAGGTGGAGTCCCGGAGCAGTTCGCACGGCTCTGCGCCGCTGTCACGGCCCGGCTGCCGTTCGGCCTGTCCCGCGTCGTGCCATCGACGTTCGTTGGCTTCGCCGCGATCAACGGTTCCACCTTCGGCGTCGACCTGCTGATCCTCACGGTGCTGCACAGCCACTGGCAGGTGCCCTACGCCGTGGCGGTCGGCGTCGGATACGCCGTCGCGTTCGCGTTGAGCTTCGTGCTCAACCGCGTCCTGAACTTCCGGTCGCACGACCCGGTCGGGCGCCAGACCCTCGTCTACCTCGGTGTCGTCGCCGTCAACCTCGCGATCCTGGTCGCCGTCAGCTCGGGGCTCGAGGCGATCGGAGTGCAGTACCAGGTGGCGCGGGTCGCGGCCGGCGCGTGTGAGGGGCTCTTCATGTACTGCGCGATGCGCTGGGTCGTGTTCCGCGGAACCAAGGAACGGGCGCGGGCCGCCTACCGTCGTACGTTGTCATAGCAGCACCCCGACGGTGAGGATCCCGGCAACGACGAGGGCGGCGACGCCGTCGCGGATACCGGGGCGCTGGTCGGGGCCGGCAATGGTCCCGATTCCGCCTCGTGCGGTGAGTGCATCGCCGGCCTCGGCGGCGCGCCGGACGGCGGCGGCGCAGGCGATGAACGCGCCGTGGGTGAACCGGCCGAGGCGCTGCCGCCATGACTCGCGATCGCCAGGCCTGCTGCGCCGTCGCTGCCCGAGCAGGTGCAGGATCGTGCGACTGTCGTCGAGCAGCATCGGTGCCAGGCGAAGACCGAGCGCGATCGCCGCCGACAACCGCGCCAGCGGGAGCCGGATATGCCGGCCCCAGGCGGTGAGACGTTGCAGCAGCGGTGGGATCGCGCTGATCGGTGTGGTCCAGACCAGGATGGTCGAGCCGATCAGCGAGATCAGCATGATCCCGAGGAACAGCGCCGCCAGGTTCAGGGCGCCGAGGCTGATGGTGAACCCGAACACCGAGCCCAGTGGGGGTTCGTTGCCGAGCGCGGTGAGTGCGACGCTTCCGCCCACGACGAGCACCAGCCACAGCGGTAGCTTCGGCCAGGCACCGCGGGGCACGCGGCCGGCGACGGCCCACGCCGCCAGTACGAGAGCGGCCGCTGCGAGCGTGGGCCATGAGGGGTCGACGGCGGGTACGACCGCGAGGGCCAGCAACATGCCGATCTTCGTGCCCGCCCAGAGCCGGTGGGCCAGCGAGGAGCCCGGCAGCGTGCGCATCACGGTGCGGGCCTGCTTGGGCCGGCGCGGCTTGGGTCGGCTCGGCGTGGTCCGTAGGGCAGGCGCGATGGCCGGCGGACCCTCGACCCTGCCGTCGGCGACGCTGAGTGTCGCGTCGGCGAGGTCGTCCAGCGCCGCTGTGTCGTGCGTGACGATGATCAGCGTGACTCCCGCGGCGCGCAGCGCGTGCAGGGCCTCCCGTACGGCTTCCTGGGCGGGCTTGTCGAGCCCGGCGAGTGGCTCGTCGAGCACCAGTACGCGGGGGTGCGCCGCAAGCAGGCCGGCGAGCATGACTCGGCGCTGCTCGCCTCCGCTGAGTTCGTGGACCGGGCGGTCACCGAAGCGGTCGGGATCCAGCCCGACGGCGCGCAGGGCGCCGTGCGCTGTCTCCTCGTCGGCCCCGGCAGCATCGCGGACGTCCTCGCGGACGGTGGCGCGCAGCAGCGCAAGGCGAGGGTGCTGGATGCCCAGCAGAGCGCCGTCGCGCCCGTTGTGGAGGGGGCGGCCGTCGACGGTGACGGTGCCGGCGGTGGGTGCGAGCAGCCCGGCGAGCATCCACGCGAGCGTGGACTTGCCGGCGCCGTTGGGCCCGGTGATCAGCACCGTGTGTCCGGCGGGGATGTCGAGATCCACCCCGGCCAGGACCGGGTGCTGCCAGGGTGTGCCGGCGTCGTGGACGAGATCGGCCCCGCGGACCTCGACGCGGGCGCCGCGGATGTCCCCCACGGACCGCCACGACCCTTCCCCCGTGGTCGGGACCGGGGAAGGCCGGTCGTCGCCGAGATCGAGGGTGTGGTCGGCGGTCACCTCGTCGGTGTGGGAGATGTGCACGACCGTGACGCCGTCGTCGCGGACCAGCCCGTGCATGAGGTCCAGGACATCGGCCCGACCGGCCGGATCGAGCATGGCCGTGCTCTCGTCGCTGATCACCATCGAGGGTCGGCGCGCGAGCAGTCCGGCCACGGCGAGGCGCTGGAGTTCCCCGCCGGACAGCGTGGACGTCTCCCGGTCGGCGAACCCGGCGAGCCCGACCCGCGCGAGCAGTCCGTCGACATCGATGTCCGCATTGTCGGGGTCGCCGTTGTCGGTTCCCCAGAGCAGGTCGTCGACGACGCGGACGCCCAGTACCTGACTCTCAGGCCGCTGGAAGATCACACCGGTGCCTCCCGGTGCGCCGAGCCCGGCCGACCCGGCCCGTTCCACCGTCCCGTCCGTGGGGGGCTGACCGGCGAGAACCCGCCCCAGCGTCGACTTCCCCGACCCGTTCGGGCCGGTGACCGCGAGAAGACGCCCCTTCTCCAGCGTCAGGTCGACCCCGGCCAGCGCCGCTTGCGCCGAGCCCTCGTAGCGAACCCCGACCCCCGCCAGCCGCACCGGCAGCGGGGCGACCACGGTGCCCGGGACCACTGAGGTGTCGAGGTCCCCCATCGTCGTCCGGGGCAGCAGTGGCTGCACGCGACGTACCGGCGACCGGAACGCCAAGGTCGCGATCAGAACCCAGACCAGCACCCCCATCGTCACGAGTACCGACAGCAGGAGCCACCACCGGGTGACGGCGAACGAGACGATCCCCTGCCCGGCGTCGAGGACGGGGCGAGGCAGGCCCGCGGCCTCCCCGAGACGCACGACCCCGGCCCCGGCGTTCGCGAGCTGGGCCAACGCCAGTACCCGCAGCTCGGTGAGCGCCGAGAAGACCCCCACCGCGAGCACAGCCGTGGGCACGCCGATCGCCAGCGCCCCGGTTCCGACGATCCTCGGAACCGACCAGCCCCTCCGCAGACCGATTCCGATCAACGAACCCAATGCACCGGCCGCGACGGCGGAGGCGGCCGCAGAGATCCCACCGCCGAGGAAGGCGACGGCGAACGCCGTCGTCACCGCGATCGAACAGACCCGCGCTCGACGGCGGTATCCCAGGACCGCCACGGGGAATGCCGCCAGCAGGACGCCGATGTCCCCGGCGGGGACCAGACGCGTGAGCACGCACATGGCCGCTGCCAGGTCACCCAAGGCCACCGCCTCGGCCATCTCCATCGTCGTGATGGGCCGACGGAAGCGACGCGCATGACCCCGAAGCACCGCCTGCGACGTGCTTGCCGGGTTGGGGAGCACGTCCGCGCTCACCCGGACACCCTCCGTGCGCTCAGGCCGGCGTCGTACATCTCTGGGTCGGCCACAGCGCCCATTCTCGATCGACCGGCCTGAGACCGGCTCAGTGCTCGTCCCGGTCAGTGCTCGTGGATGAGGAGGGAACGCGACCGAAATCTGCCCGACCGCGTTCCGCGGAACGCGACGGCGGGGTGTGGATCACCGAACGGGCCGCACCGAAAGACCTCCGCAGACGATCAATCCAAGATCGAGGCGCGAGCAGGATAACCAGGTTGACCTGCAGGAGCACAGATCGGCAGGCTCCGTGTGCAGGTCTCTGGTCGGCATCCGCTGTGGACGAGCAGCACGAGGCGTACACGACCAGATCGAGGGGCATGAAGCGCCCGCAACCCGGACGGCGAGGTGAAGGCGTGACCGCGGATACGGGCTGGCGCCTGCCCCCGGCGAAGCGGCATGTGCTGCCCGCCCTCATCGGATACTCCTTCACACAGGCGCCGGTCGTGACCGCCCTCACCGCGATCACGGCCGTCCTCGCCGGTGCGGCGCCGGTCGGCATCACCATCGCGATCGGCGAAGTGGTGGACGGGCTGACCTCGGCGATCGGCCACGGCACGGACACCCCGGCGGCGCAGGAGTGCTATCGCTGGATCGCCGTCATCGTCGTGCTGTTCCTGCTCACCCACCTCGCCGATTCGGCGCGAGAGGCCCTGGGCCGGGCCCTCGGCCGCCGGGTCACCGGCCGGCTCGGTGAGCGCGTGATGATGGCCGCCTGCGAGCCTGCGACCATCGGCCACCTCGAGGACCCTGCCTACCTCGGCCGGATCGGGCGGGCCCGGGGCGACGGGACCATCGACATGCCCCCGGGGGAAGCGGTCTTCGGGTTCTCCACCAAAGCCTCGATGTGGGTGACCGGCATCGGCTCCGCTGTGCTGCTCACCCAGGTCGTCTGGGGACTGGGGCTGATCGTCTTCGCTGTCTTCGTCGTGATCCACTCCCGGCTGGTCCGGAACTACCGGATCGCCGTGGTCGAGAGCATGAATCAGACGAAGAAGCTCCGCCGTACGTCCTACTTGCGGGATGTGCCGACCACGCCCGGCGCGGCCCGGGAAGTCCGCTTGTTCGGACTCGCGGCCTTCTTCCGCGATGGGTACCACTCGCAGTGGCGCGCGAACATGACGGAGGTCTGGCGGCGGCGGCGCGAGCATGACCTGTTCGTCGTCGTGGTGGTCGTGGTCACCGGCGTCACGGTCGCCTCGGTCTTCTACTACCTGGCATACCGGGCCGCCACCGGAGGTTCGACGGTGGGTGATCTGGCGATCGGCGGCCTGGCCGTCCGGGCACTCCTTCAGCTGCTCCGGGCGGATGACGACAACCTCCGTATGAGCTTCGGCTCGAAGGCGGCCGCCGAGGCGTTCGCCTTTCCCGTCGCGGCGGTGGCGGCCGGTCCGGACAAGGACCATTGGCCGGCGGCGGTGGCGGCCATCTCCTGCGAGGATCTGCGGTTCCGTTACGGCGGCGCTGAAAACGAGGTGTTGCACGGCATCAGCCTCACCGTCCCCGCGGGTCAGTCGCTTGCCATCGTCGGTCTCAACGGGGCCGGCAAGACGACGCTGGCCCGGCTTCTCGCCGGCCTGGACGCTCCGAGCGGGGGTTGCGTGCGCGTTGGTGCGACCCCGATCGAGGACGCCAACCGTCGGAGCTGGCAGCGTCAGGTGGTTGCCGTCTTCCAGGACTTCGGCCGCTATGAGCTGACCGTGCGGGACAACATCGCCTTCGGCTCCCTGGCTCATGCGGACGACGAGGAGGGCCTGCGCGCCGTGGCGCGCCAGGCCGGGCTGCTGGAGTTCATCGAGGAGCTTCCCCATGGCTGGGACACGGTGATCTCCAGTCGGTACACCGGCGGGATCGACGCGTCGGGCGGCGAGTGGCAGCGCATCGCCATCGCCAGGGCGCTGTTCGGCCTACGGCACGGCGCGCGGCTGCTGATCATGGACGAACCGGCCGCGAGCCTCGATGCTCGCGCCGAGGCTCGGCTCTACGACACGTTCCACGAGCTCACCGCGGGTGCCACCACGGTCGCGATCTCACATCGGTTCGCGACCGTGCGCAAGGCGGAGCGGGTGGTCGTGCTCGATCACGGCCGGATCATCGAGGACGGCACGCACGAGGATCTGATCAGTGCCGACGGCCGGTACGCCGAGCTGTTCCGCCTGCAGGCGAAGCGTTTCCAGGAGGCAGCGTCTTGATCAACGCCCTGCGCTTCGCCCTCACGACCGGACCCCGCATCGACCGGACCCGTTCCCTGATCGTGGTGGCGTTGGCGGTTCTCGAACAGGTCACCGGGATCGGCCTCGCAGTGCTGCTCGGCTTGTTCACCGAGATGGCCGGCCGGCATTCGACCAGCGGCATGGTGACACTCGCGCTGTGTGTGGCGATTTTCGTGATGCTCACCAACGGCACCCTCATCGCCGGCTATTTCACCCGCCTTCGCCATCGGGAGGAGATCCAGAACGAAATCGAGCGCCAGTTCATCGACGCCGCAGGCACGACGCCGACGCTGGAGATCCACGAGCGTTCCAGCCGCTCCGACAAGGCGGCGGTGGTCCGTGCTGCGCGGGGCGAGATCGGGCCGGGTTTCGGCCGGCTGATGTGGCTGGCCGGAGCCGCGCTGGCCCTGATCGCCTCGGCCGTCCTGATGGCCTTGGTCGTTCCCGTCCTCGCCGTACTGCCACTGTTCGCCGTCCCCATGGTGCTGGCCACCCGGGCGGCGGACAACAAGCGCGGTCAGGCCGAGCAGCGTGCCACGCCCCGGACCCGGCTGGCCGGTCACCTGTTCACGCTCGCCACCACGGCCGCACCCGGTCGCGAGACCCGCCTGCTCGGACTGGCGGGCGAGCTTCGGCGCAGGCACCGCGAGGAGTGGGACTGCGCTGGCCGGGACATCGCCCGGACCGATCTGCGGGCCCGGGTACCGGTCGCGCTGGCGTGGCTGTTGTTCGTGCTGGCGTACGCGACCGCCATCGTCCTGATGGTGCGGGCCGGCCTGGCCGGCGACGCCTCGCTGGGCCTGGTCGTCGCGGCCGTCGCCGTCAGCAGTCAGATCACCGGGCAGGTGCAGAGCTTGTTGGACCTGACCATATGGACACTGGAGTCGCTGCGGGCAACCCGGGCGTTCCTCGACGTGGTGGAGGACTGCGCCCAGGAGCGGGCGGCCGTCGTGCCGGCCACTCCGCTGACGGTGCCGCCCCGGTTGGACAGCGGCATCACGGTCGAGGGTCTCAGCTTCCGGTACTGGAACCGCGATCAGCCTTCGCTGAACGACATCAACCTCGAGCTCCCGGCCGGGGCCGTGGTGGCCCTTGTCGGCGAGAACGGCGCGGGGAAGTCGACGTTGGTCAAGATGCTCTGCGGTCTCTACCGGCCCAGCGCCGGGCGCATCCTGGTGGACGGGACCGATCTCACGCAGTTCGCGCCGCAGGACTGGCGTGCCCGGATCACGGCGGCCTTCCAGGACCCGGTACACATCGAGATGTCACTTCAGGACACGATCGGGCTGGGCCGGCTCGAGGATCGCGACGACCCGGAGCGGATCCTCGAGGCGCTGCGGACGGCCGGCGGTGACACGCTCCTCGCTTCGCTGCCCGAGGGCCTGCAGACGCGGCTCGGGCGAGAATCGTGGGACGGCAAGGGGCTGTCGGGCGGCCAGTGGCAGACGGTCGCCAACGCCCGGGCGGCGATGCGGCCGGCGCCGCTGCTGCGGGTCATGGACGAGCCCACCGCCAGTCTCGACGCGCGGGCCGAGGAGTGGCTGTTCCAGCAGTACGCCGACCTGAGCCGCCTTCAGGGCGGCGTGACCGTCCTCGTCACACATCGCCTCACGACCGCCCGGGCGGCGGATCTCATCGTGGTTCTTGACGGCGGCCGGGTCGTCGACGTCGGCACCCACGACACCCTGAGTCGGGCGGACGGACTTTACGCCGAGTTGTTCCGCCTACAGGCCCGGTACTTCGTCTGATCTTGATGCGCTAGAACGCCGGCACGTCGCTGCTCGTGGCGTTCCCTCCCACGACAGGGGTGACCGTGATGCTCCAGTTGCTATTCGCGTCGAACGTGTCGTCGAATTTCTGGAACGCGCAGTCGCGGGTGAACTTGAGCGCCTGTCCGTCCCAGTCCGTCCCGCTCTTGAAGTAGACCTGGTAGGTGCCGGCCAGCCCGGTGAGTGTCGCCGTCGAGAGCGCCCGTACGTAGACGCTCGCGGTCGGGGCAGCCGGGTCCGACACGACGGCCGCGATCACGGCGTCGGAGCCACCGCCGTTCTTGATCTCCAACGTGCCGCCGCCACGCGGACCGTTGCGCTGCAGCACCGCCCCGTTCTCCCCGTGCCGGTCCTGCAGCGCGGGCAGATCGACCTGCGGGGGGATCAGACTGCCGCTGAACGTGAGCCCGGCCCCTGCGAGGACAGTGGACGACACGCCTGACGCTGCGGCCTCCAGCTCCTGCCTGACGGCGGCCTTCGCCATCGCGGTCTGCTCTTCGGCACTGGGCGCGATCCCGCATTCGTTGGGCGTCGCATCCGGTGGAGCGAGGGCGAGCAGGCCCGGAGCCGACCGCAGGAACGTCAGCACGGCGTCGTGCTGACCACGCGCGTTATCCGGCGGATTCACGTCCTGTAGTGCCTGCTCCTGCGCCTGCATCGCCGCAGCGAGCTCGGAACTGGCCGACGCGACCTCGTCCGCGGACGTCGCCGCCACCAGCCGGTCGATCGGCGGCTGAACGGACTGCTCGAAACCGGTCAGTAGTCCCTGGTACTCGGCCGTCGAGACGCTCGAGGCACACCCGGCCACGCCGACCAGCAACGCGAACCCGGCTGCGGCGACCCGCACCGCCCTCCCCGTCCGAACCCGACTGGCCGACGCCGCTCCTCGGTGCACCAGACCCCCCTGCTGCGTGTGCCGACGGGCACCGCTGCAGGCGATGACCGCCAGGGTGGTGTCGGCGCACCATCCGACCACGGTCGGTGCCCTCAGTCCACCGAGAGACGCGTCCCGGCACACTTTGCCAGCCTGCGGTCCCGTGCTCTGCGGGCGAGACGCAGAACCACCGAGCGAAGTGCCTCGACGGGCCGGCTCGACGGCACGAACATCTGCTGCTTCACCCGTGCGATCCGCTGGTGCTTCCTGATGAGCGGGCGCAACCGCGACTCCCACGCGGCTAGCGCGGCCTCCAGGTCGTCCGGGTTCGCCCGCAGCGCCCTTCCCAGGTCGGCAGCGCCCAGGAGGGCGGAGGTCGCCCCCATTCCGGAGTAGAGGTTCAGGCACCAGGCCGCGTCGCCGAGTAGCACGACCCGTCCACTGCTCCACCGGGGCATCCGCACCTGGTGCACCGAGTCGAACAGGAACTCGGGAGCCGCGTCCAGCGCGTCCAGCGCGTACCGCACCACGGGGTCGTCCATCCCGGAGAAGACGGTGCGCAGGCGCTGAACCGGGGATCCGGTGAACTGGCCCGCGACGTCATCGGTGCGGTAGGTCAGCAGGACGGTCGGGGCCCGATCGGCCAGGCCGAAAACCCACACCGCACGCCCAGCGCGGGCACTGATGATGCTGTCCGCCGCGGCGAAGGACGACACCTGCTCCTGGAGCTGGAACGCGCAGATCATCGCGTTCCACGTCGTCATGTGGTCCTCGTGCGGACCGAAGACCAACCGGCGCACCCCCGACCGCAGCCCGTCCGCACCGACCACCAGGTCGAAGCTCTCGGGGTAACGCGCGCCGGTGCCGGCATCCTCGAGATCCACCTGAACGTCCGCACCGGTGTCGACCAGCTCGACGGGCGTCGTCGCGAACCGCACCTCGACCCCGGAGATGCCCTGCCAGAGCGCGGCCTCGATGTCACCGCGGAGCACGGCTGCGGGATCGCCCGGCTGATGCAGGAACCCCACACCCGGCTCACGGTCGCCGCGTCGAGTCAGCGACCACGCGTTCCCACCGTCCGGCGGGTTGCGGGTGTGCAGGTGGCCGTCGATGCCCAGATCGACCGCCGCCTGCCGCCCCTTCGGCATCAGTCCGACGAAGTAGCCACCCCGTCGACGCTCTGGCGCCCGCTCGACGATCACCGGCGTCCATCCGGCCTCCCGGAGCCCGATCGCCGCGGCCATGCCCGCGATCCCCAACCCCACGACCAAGGCTCGCTTGGGCCCCATCAGTCCGGGACGACGACGGCGCGGGTGCGCCCCTGGTGCGCCCACGCCTCGCCGATGCGGCTGAGCGGGTAGGCGGTGTACGGGGCGTCGAAGGTTCCGTCCGCGAAACGGGCCAGGACGTCGGGAAGCTCGGCGATCATCTGCGCCTTCGAGACCGAGCCGGTGCCACTCCCGGTCACCCGGATCCGCCGACTGCGCAGGAGCGCCGCGGGCAGCGCCGCCTCGGTTCCGGCGAGCGAGCCGATCTGCACGTAGTCGATGGCCCCGGTCTCGTCGTCGTCCGGGCCGGACCCTCCCAGTGCGGCGAAGGCGGCCTCGGCGACCGGGCCCCACACGAAGTCGAGCACGAGTGCGGGCGGCGCCTCGGCGAGTGCAGCGCCGAGGGCGGCTGGTTCGCCGTGCGCGAGCGGAACGGTCACGGCGCCGAGACCACGCAGCCGCTCCAGCGCCTCGGGGTCGCGGCCGGCCGCGATGACGCGGTTCGCCCCGAGGGCCAGCGCCCCCCGCACGGCCAGCCTGCCCGACATGCCGGTCGCCCCGAGCACCAGCACGGTGCCGAGCTCGCCCACCTCCTTGCGCCGGGCGATCAGCGGCATCCATCCCGACATGGCGGGATTCATGCCGGCGGCGACCGCGAGCGGATCGGCCCCGGCGGGCAGCTCCATCTCGAACGGCGTGACCAGGCGTTCGGCCATCGTGCCCCACGGCGGCCTGGCAAGACCGGTGTAGACCAGGCGCCCGTCCTCGGTGCGGGCCACGGCGTCGACCCCCGGCACGAGCGGATACGCCCCGTTGCTGCCGTAGTGGCGGCCGGAGGCCAGCCCGCGGACGACGTGGTGCAGGCCCGCGCCCACCAGCCGCAGCGGCTCCCGGCCCGGCTGCTGCTCCGGGTCCGGGAAGTCCGCGTAGACGGGTGTCGCGTCCGGGGTGGCGACGACTGCAGCGCGCATCAGAGACTCCTTAACTAAGTTCAAGCGGTCGTATTCACAGTCCCTGAACTTTGTTAAGGTGTCAAGCGTGGCGAAGGGCATCACGCGGGAGCGGATCGTGGCGGCGGCACTCGAGCTGCTCGACGAGAAGGGCATGGAGGGCATCACCGTCCGTGCGCTCGCCGCCCGGCTCGACGTGCAGGCCCCCGCTCTGTACTGGCACGTCCGCAACAAGCAGGAATTGCTCGACGAGATGAGCACCGTCGTCATGCGACGCGTCACCGACGCCCTGTCGGCGCTCCCTCCCGGCGCAGGCTGGCGGGACGACCTCGCCGCCTACGCCCGCGTCCTGCGCTCGGAGTACCTGCTCCACCGGGACGGGGCCCGCGTCTTCAGCGGCACGCGCATCTCCGACCCCGACGTGGTGCGGGCGAAGGAGCCGTGGCTCGCACGCTTGACCGCGGCCGGATTCACGCTCGCCGATGCCGACGACGCCACCGATCTGGTCACCGCGTTCGTGGTCGGCTTCGTCATCGAGGAGCAGGAGCGGGGCCAGTCAGCAGAGACCGACCCCGGGCGGTACTCGCTCCCCGAGCGCGACGCCTGGCTGGGCGAGGACGTCGAACTGGTCAAAGCTGCCGGGCACCTCCGCGACGACGGTGACCAGCGGTTCGAACGGCATCTCGGCATCGTCCTCGACGGGCTCGCAGCCCGGCTGGGCAGCTCACGGCCGTGACCTACACCGTGCTCGTCGCCGACGACGACCGCGCGATCCGCGAGTCACTGGGCCGGGCGCTGGAACTCGAGGGATACCGCGTGGTC encodes:
- a CDS encoding FAD-dependent monooxygenase encodes the protein MGLGIAGMAAAIGLREAGWTPVIVERAPERRRGGYFVGLMPKGRQAAVDLGIDGHLHTRNPPDGGNAWSLTRRGDREPGVGFLHQPGDPAAVLRGDIEAALWQGISGVEVRFATTPVELVDTGADVQVDLEDAGTGARYPESFDLVVGADGLRSGVRRLVFGPHEDHMTTWNAMICAFQLQEQVSSFAAADSIISARAGRAVWVFGLADRAPTVLLTYRTDDVAGQFTGSPVQRLRTVFSGMDDPVVRYALDALDAAPEFLFDSVHQVRMPRWSSGRVVLLGDAAWCLNLYSGMGATSALLGAADLGRALRANPDDLEAALAAWESRLRPLIRKHQRIARVKQQMFVPSSRPVEALRSVVLRLARRARDRRLAKCAGTRLSVD
- a CDS encoding zinc-binding alcohol dehydrogenase family protein; amino-acid sequence: MRAAVVATPDATPVYADFPDPEQQPGREPLRLVGAGLHHVVRGLASGRHYGSNGAYPLVPGVDAVARTEDGRLVYTGLARPPWGTMAERLVTPFEMELPAGADPLAVAAGMNPAMSGWMPLIARRKEVGELGTVLVLGATGMSGRLAVRGALALGANRVIAAGRDPEALERLRGLGAVTVPLAHGEPAALGAALAEAPPALVLDFVWGPVAEAAFAALGGSGPDDDETGAIDYVQIGSLAGTEAALPAALLRSRRIRVTGSGTGSVSKAQMIAELPDVLARFADGTFDAPYTAYPLSRIGEAWAHQGRTRAVVVPD
- a CDS encoding TetR/AcrR family transcriptional regulator C-terminal domain-containing protein translates to MAKGITRERIVAAALELLDEKGMEGITVRALAARLDVQAPALYWHVRNKQELLDEMSTVVMRRVTDALSALPPGAGWRDDLAAYARVLRSEYLLHRDGARVFSGTRISDPDVVRAKEPWLARLTAAGFTLADADDATDLVTAFVVGFVIEEQERGQSAETDPGRYSLPERDAWLGEDVELVKAAGHLRDDGDQRFERHLGIVLDGLAARLGSSRP